In the genome of Rhizobium rhizogenes, one region contains:
- a CDS encoding alpha/beta hydrolase family protein, producing MHRKNLAAFCLFLSCGPAFSGQIEDATFHSAALNAPLPVNIYRPDGTPPENGWPVLYLLHGHDGDQNSWRDLGNIEKTLDTLIEAGTIRPLVVVMPGVKNSWYVDSAAVGGPGDYETALTGDLRHQIEKTLPVRKDREGRAIAGLSMGGFGALHLAYGHEDLYGAVASLSGAIWQNVPASDLDKTPAELKLIQDSAFFHQLDRTTITSGIVLPSTGDHFSGAFGTPFDARLFNEKNVFTLVAQHVAESQDLPATYLTVGDDDGFFLWRGAIALHETLQADKRKSELRVTDGDHVWSVWKVSIIDALKFIDGEWDKAADVAQD from the coding sequence ATGCATCGAAAAAATCTCGCAGCCTTCTGCCTTTTCCTTTCCTGCGGACCGGCCTTCTCCGGGCAGATCGAGGACGCCACCTTCCACAGCGCCGCCCTCAACGCGCCGCTTCCCGTCAATATCTACCGCCCCGATGGCACGCCGCCGGAAAACGGCTGGCCAGTGCTCTATCTCCTGCATGGCCATGACGGCGACCAGAACAGCTGGCGTGATCTCGGTAATATCGAAAAGACACTCGACACGCTCATCGAGGCCGGCACCATCCGTCCGCTGGTGGTCGTCATGCCCGGTGTCAAGAACAGCTGGTATGTCGACTCCGCCGCCGTCGGTGGCCCCGGTGATTACGAAACGGCACTGACCGGCGATCTGCGCCATCAGATCGAAAAAACGCTGCCGGTGCGCAAGGATCGCGAAGGCCGCGCCATTGCCGGCCTTTCCATGGGCGGTTTCGGCGCCCTGCATCTGGCCTATGGCCACGAGGACCTCTATGGCGCCGTCGCCAGCCTGTCAGGCGCGATCTGGCAGAATGTACCTGCCTCCGACCTCGACAAGACGCCAGCCGAACTCAAGCTCATTCAGGACAGCGCCTTTTTCCATCAGCTCGACCGCACCACCATCACCAGCGGCATCGTGCTGCCTTCAACCGGCGACCATTTCTCCGGCGCCTTCGGCACACCTTTCGACGCAAGGCTCTTTAACGAAAAGAACGTCTTCACCCTCGTCGCCCAGCACGTCGCCGAAAGCCAGGATCTGCCCGCGACCTATCTGACCGTCGGCGACGATGACGGCTTCTTCCTCTGGCGCGGCGCCATCGCCCTGCATGAAACACTGCAGGCCGACAAGCGCAAATCCGAGCTGCGGGTAACCGATGGCGATCACGTCTGGTCAGTGTGGAAGGTTTCGATCATCGATGCGCTGAAGTTCATTGATGGCGAATGGGACAAGGCGGCGGATGTCGCACAGGATTGA
- the uvrB gene encoding excinuclease ABC subunit UvrB encodes MARSPKNPTSSPPGFEEAPQSSFEGAPLSGSVADWVKQLEAEAEAGSVETQREIASKAGKHRKKIEIEARKEAEKAASKTARKTTASKTARGVSIGASSDPKTRAAAGLNPVAGLDVSLEDAANLAPSSVTATVEALSALIESGNPLFKDGKLWTPHRPARPPKSEGGVAIRMASDYQPAGDQPTAIADLVEGINSGERSQVLLGVTGSGKTFTMAKVIEATQRPAVILAPNKTLAAQLYSEFKNFFPENAVEYFVSYYDYYQPEAYVPRSDTFIEKESSINEQIDRMRHSATRSLLERDDCIIVASVSCIYGIGSVETYTAMTFQMQVGDRLDQRQLLADLVAQQYKRRDMDFQRGSFRVRGDTIEIFPAHLEDAAWRISMFGDEIDSITEFDPLTGQKTGDLQSVKIYANSHYVTPRPTLNGAIKSIKEELKGRLAELEKAGRLLEAQRLEQRTRYDIEMLEATGSCAGIENYSRYLTGRNPGEPPPTLFEYIPDNALLFIDESHVSVSQIGGMYRGDFRRKATLAEYGFRLPSCMDNRPLRFEEWDAMRPLTVAVSATPGSWEMEQSGGVFAEQVIRPTGLIDPPVEVRSARSQVDDVLGEIRETAARGYRTLCTVLTKRMAEDLTEYLHEQGIRVRYMHSDIDTLERIEIIRDLRLGAFDVLVGINLLREGLDIPECGFVAILDADKEGFLRSETSLIQTIGRAARNVDGKVILYADNITGSMKRAMEETSRRREKQMAYNAEHGITPESVKAKISDILDSVYERDHVRADISGVSGKGFADGGHLVGNNLQAHLNALEKSMRDAAADLDFEKAARLRDEIKRLKAAELATMDDPMAKEEARAVEGGGKNNRRSRLPISSPEGDAATNESGKSLFAKPALDEMGPGSDAGKPLFRKNTLDEMTVGRTEKPVRGALPDKPETEPGKRFSPLLEGQPERATDDPGPLVRGKIGAGSYEDAGEQKRKSRTKGKTGRPGR; translated from the coding sequence ATGGCCAGATCACCGAAAAACCCCACCTCCTCGCCCCCGGGCTTCGAGGAAGCTCCGCAATCGTCATTCGAAGGCGCGCCGCTGAGCGGCAGCGTCGCCGACTGGGTGAAACAGCTCGAGGCGGAAGCCGAGGCGGGCTCGGTGGAAACCCAGCGCGAAATCGCCTCGAAAGCGGGTAAGCACCGCAAGAAGATCGAGATCGAGGCCCGCAAGGAAGCCGAAAAGGCAGCCTCGAAGACGGCCAGGAAAACCACCGCATCCAAGACCGCGCGCGGTGTTTCCATCGGCGCGTCGAGCGATCCGAAAACCCGCGCCGCCGCCGGCCTTAATCCCGTGGCGGGTCTTGATGTCTCGCTGGAGGATGCCGCCAACCTTGCACCCAGTTCCGTGACTGCCACGGTCGAGGCGCTTTCCGCGCTGATCGAAAGCGGTAATCCCCTGTTCAAGGACGGCAAGCTCTGGACGCCGCACCGCCCGGCCCGGCCGCCGAAATCGGAAGGCGGCGTCGCCATCCGCATGGCCTCGGACTACCAGCCCGCCGGCGACCAGCCGACCGCCATCGCCGACCTCGTCGAGGGCATCAATTCCGGCGAGCGCAGTCAGGTTCTGCTCGGCGTCACCGGTTCCGGCAAGACCTTCACCATGGCCAAGGTCATCGAGGCGACGCAACGGCCCGCCGTCATTCTCGCCCCCAACAAGACGCTGGCGGCACAGCTCTATTCCGAGTTCAAGAACTTCTTCCCCGAAAATGCGGTGGAATATTTCGTCTCCTACTACGATTATTACCAGCCGGAAGCCTATGTGCCGCGCTCCGACACCTTCATCGAGAAGGAATCCTCGATCAACGAACAGATCGACCGGATGCGCCACTCCGCCACCCGCTCGCTGCTGGAACGCGACGACTGTATCATCGTCGCTTCGGTCTCCTGCATCTACGGTATCGGCTCGGTGGAAACCTATACGGCCATGACCTTCCAGATGCAGGTGGGCGACCGGCTCGACCAGCGCCAGCTTCTGGCCGACCTCGTGGCCCAGCAATACAAACGCCGCGACATGGATTTCCAGCGCGGTTCGTTCCGCGTGCGCGGCGATACCATCGAAATCTTCCCCGCCCACCTTGAGGATGCCGCCTGGCGCATCTCGATGTTCGGCGACGAGATCGATTCCATCACCGAATTCGACCCGCTGACCGGCCAGAAGACCGGCGACCTGCAATCCGTCAAGATTTACGCCAATTCGCACTATGTCACCCCGCGCCCGACGCTGAACGGCGCGATCAAGTCGATCAAGGAAGAGCTGAAGGGCCGCCTCGCCGAGCTGGAAAAGGCCGGACGCCTGCTGGAAGCCCAGCGGCTGGAGCAGCGTACCCGCTACGACATCGAGATGCTGGAAGCGACCGGCTCCTGCGCCGGCATCGAGAACTATTCGCGTTATCTCACCGGCCGCAACCCCGGTGAGCCGCCGCCGACTTTGTTCGAATATATCCCTGACAACGCGCTGCTGTTCATCGACGAAAGCCACGTCTCCGTCAGCCAGATCGGCGGCATGTATCGCGGCGACTTCAGGCGCAAGGCGACGCTGGCCGAATATGGCTTCCGCCTGCCCTCGTGCATGGACAACCGGCCGCTACGCTTCGAGGAATGGGATGCGATGCGCCCGCTCACCGTCGCGGTTTCGGCCACCCCCGGCTCATGGGAAATGGAGCAGTCGGGCGGCGTCTTCGCCGAACAGGTCATCCGCCCGACAGGCCTCATCGATCCGCCCGTGGAAGTGCGCTCCGCCCGCAGCCAGGTGGACGACGTTCTCGGCGAAATCCGCGAGACCGCCGCCAGGGGTTATCGCACACTCTGCACCGTGCTGACCAAACGTATGGCCGAGGACCTGACCGAATATCTGCACGAACAGGGCATCCGCGTCCGTTACATGCACTCGGACATCGACACGCTGGAACGCATCGAGATCATCCGCGACCTGCGCCTCGGCGCTTTCGACGTGCTTGTCGGCATCAACCTTTTGCGCGAGGGCCTCGATATTCCCGAATGCGGTTTTGTCGCCATCCTCGATGCCGACAAGGAAGGTTTCCTGCGCTCGGAAACCTCGCTGATCCAGACCATCGGCCGCGCCGCCCGTAACGTCGACGGCAAGGTCATTCTTTATGCCGACAACATCACCGGCTCGATGAAACGGGCGATGGAGGAAACCTCCCGCCGCCGCGAAAAGCAGATGGCCTACAACGCCGAACACGGCATCACGCCGGAATCGGTCAAGGCGAAGATTTCCGACATTCTTGATTCTGTTTATGAGCGCGATCACGTAAGGGCTGATATTTCAGGCGTTTCCGGCAAAGGCTTCGCCGACGGCGGCCACCTGGTCGGCAACAATCTGCAGGCCCATCTCAACGCGCTGGAAAAATCCATGCGCGATGCCGCAGCCGATCTCGACTTCGAAAAAGCCGCCCGCCTGCGCGACGAAATCAAACGCCTCAAGGCCGCCGAACTCGCCACCATGGACGATCCCATGGCCAAGGAAGAGGCCCGCGCGGTCGAAGGCGGCGGAAAAAACAACCGACGCAGCCGCCTGCCGATCTCCTCCCCAGAGGGGGATGCCGCCACGAACGAAAGCGGAAAATCCCTCTTCGCCAAACCCGCACTGGACGAGATGGGTCCCGGCTCGGACGCAGGAAAGCCGCTGTTCCGCAAAAACACGCTGGACGAAATGACCGTGGGCAGAACCGAAAAACCCGTGCGCGGTGCCCTGCCCGACAAGCCGGAAACTGAACCCGGCAAACGGTTCTCGCCGCTGCTGGAAGGTCAGCCGGAGCGTGCGACCGACGATCCAGGACCTCTGGTACGCGGCAAGATCGGCGCTGGCTCCTATGAGGATGCTGGCGAGCAGAAGCGCAAAAGCCGGACCAAGGGCAAGACCGGCCGTCCCGGCCGCTGA
- a CDS encoding PRC-barrel domain-containing protein — protein MKINVIALAAAAALSSSVAFAQTAGTAPAAGADATLSGPGITMGTKASGPLKFVNVQKTDLTASQLDGMDIYNAQNENIGEIEDVVIGDGKSVIGLVASVGGFLGIDKSYVVLDPASVAVHNDNGTWKAYVDTTKDALQNAPKLDYDKLDD, from the coding sequence ATGAAAATCAATGTCATCGCTCTCGCTGCCGCAGCAGCGCTCTCCTCTTCCGTGGCCTTTGCCCAGACGGCAGGCACGGCCCCTGCTGCCGGCGCGGATGCGACCTTGTCCGGCCCCGGCATCACCATGGGCACCAAGGCCAGCGGCCCGCTGAAGTTCGTCAATGTCCAGAAGACCGACCTCACCGCCTCCCAGCTTGACGGCATGGACATCTATAACGCCCAGAACGAAAACATCGGCGAGATCGAAGATGTGGTCATCGGCGACGGCAAGTCGGTGATCGGCCTGGTCGCCAGCGTCGGCGGCTTCCTCGGCATCGACAAGAGCTATGTGGTGCTCGACCCGGCCTCCGTCGCGGTTCACAACGACAACGGCACTTGGAAGGCCTATGTCGACACGACCAAGGATGCACTGCAGAACGCGCCCAAGCTCGATTACGACAAGCTGGACGACTGA
- a CDS encoding GNAT family N-acetyltransferase, whose translation MAAVQNEIFSAGLRKAPTDIGAVLENYIRHTDRIECSVAEDGDGRILGFQSLRYARADNPYGVAEGWGIIGTHVSPHAARRGVGSALFMATRKAAEARGLKNIDASIGADNRLGQNYYEAMGFTTYRQPEGLVCKVYRLA comes from the coding sequence ATGGCGGCGGTCCAGAACGAGATATTCTCGGCAGGGCTCCGAAAGGCGCCGACTGATATCGGTGCGGTGCTGGAAAATTACATCCGGCATACCGACCGTATCGAGTGTTCAGTCGCAGAGGACGGGGACGGGCGCATTCTGGGGTTCCAGTCGCTGCGTTACGCGCGGGCGGACAATCCCTACGGCGTGGCGGAAGGCTGGGGTATCATCGGCACCCATGTCAGCCCGCATGCGGCGCGAAGGGGTGTGGGGTCCGCGCTCTTTATGGCTACCCGAAAGGCGGCGGAGGCTCGCGGCCTGAAAAATATCGATGCCAGTATCGGCGCGGATAACAGGCTCGGGCAGAATTATTACGAGGCGATGGGCTTCACGACCTACCGTCAGCCGGAAGGGCTGGTCTGCAAGGTCTATCGTCTGGCCTAG
- a CDS encoding J domain-containing protein: MIDPYVLLGVERDADEAAVKSAYRKVAKAAHPDSGGDADQFARLQTAYELLKDPVRRKVFDDTGYDPQLADAKDLKGLLMLETLVNEFILDEREPGSFDPVAAMRRKLTDDILKSRFHILELERHRTRVRKHMDRLGRKPETDVLSSMLRARSQSIAEAIRNAEAQIEAIEQAYTMLEGYSYELETMVLSEPLLKGEAAE; the protein is encoded by the coding sequence GTGATCGATCCTTATGTTTTGCTTGGCGTGGAGCGCGATGCCGACGAGGCGGCGGTCAAGTCGGCTTATCGCAAGGTTGCCAAGGCGGCCCATCCCGACAGTGGTGGCGACGCCGATCAATTCGCCCGTCTGCAAACCGCCTATGAGCTCCTGAAGGATCCGGTCCGGCGCAAGGTGTTCGACGATACCGGCTATGACCCCCAGCTTGCCGACGCCAAGGACCTGAAGGGCCTGCTGATGCTCGAAACGCTTGTCAATGAGTTCATTCTGGATGAGCGTGAGCCCGGAAGTTTCGATCCCGTGGCCGCCATGCGCCGCAAGCTGACCGACGACATTCTCAAAAGCCGCTTCCATATTCTCGAACTCGAACGCCACCGAACCCGGGTTCGCAAACACATGGATCGTCTTGGCCGCAAGCCGGAGACGGATGTGCTGAGTTCCATGCTGCGCGCCCGCAGCCAGTCGATCGCCGAAGCCATTCGTAATGCGGAGGCGCAGATCGAGGCGATCGAGCAGGCCTATACCATGCTCGAGGGCTATTCCTACGAGCTGGAAACCATGGTGCTTTCCGAACCGCTGCTGAAAGGCGAGGCGGCGGAATAG
- a CDS encoding PepSY domain-containing protein produces MSVTTSFEGERAPAHSSSINLYRAVWRWHFYAGLFVLPFMISLAVTGALYLFRDEFDNLIHSDLKRIEVVQNAPKALPSEIIAAALTAVPGTAVKYTTPADPGASVEITVNTADGRRAVYVNPHTAEVAGSLPDRGTIMWTIRYLHSLKYFGTYARYLIEIAAGWSILLVATGIYLWWPRKQTGGVVTVRGTPKRRVFWRDTHAVTGIFVGFFIVFLAVTGMPWSGVWGAKVNEWANGSNFGYPAGVRTDVPMSGDHLDHVAKTSWSLEQAKIPESATPSAGQPIGIDEAIARFDTLGLAAGYAVALPGKPAGVYSGSVYPDDLAKQRVIHLDQYSGEPLIDMSYADYGPLGKALEWGINVHLGQQYGLANQIVLLAACIGIVLLAVSAGIMWWKRRPQGSLGVPPLPQEKRVLRGLLAVLAIGGILFPLVGASLLVMLALDLIVQSRQKRRAG; encoded by the coding sequence ATGTCCGTTACGACCTCTTTCGAGGGCGAGCGCGCGCCTGCGCATTCCTCGTCCATCAATCTTTACCGCGCCGTGTGGCGCTGGCATTTCTATGCCGGTCTCTTCGTCCTGCCCTTCATGATATCGCTCGCCGTCACCGGCGCCCTTTATCTCTTCCGGGACGAATTCGATAACCTCATCCATTCGGATTTGAAGCGGATAGAGGTGGTGCAAAACGCACCGAAAGCACTGCCTTCCGAAATTATTGCCGCTGCGCTGACTGCCGTTCCCGGCACTGCCGTCAAATATACGACCCCCGCCGATCCCGGCGCATCGGTGGAAATCACCGTCAATACGGCGGATGGCAGGCGCGCCGTTTACGTCAATCCCCATACGGCTGAGGTTGCCGGCTCCCTGCCGGATCGCGGCACCATCATGTGGACGATCCGCTATCTCCACAGCCTGAAATATTTCGGCACCTATGCCCGTTATCTGATCGAGATCGCAGCCGGCTGGTCCATCCTTCTCGTGGCCACCGGCATCTATCTCTGGTGGCCGCGAAAACAGACGGGTGGTGTCGTCACCGTGCGCGGAACGCCGAAAAGGCGGGTCTTCTGGCGCGATACCCATGCCGTCACCGGCATCTTCGTTGGCTTTTTCATCGTCTTCCTCGCCGTCACCGGCATGCCGTGGTCGGGTGTGTGGGGCGCGAAGGTCAATGAATGGGCGAATGGCAGCAATTTCGGATACCCGGCCGGCGTGCGCACCGATGTTCCGATGTCGGGTGACCACCTCGATCACGTGGCCAAGACAAGCTGGTCGCTGGAACAGGCAAAAATACCGGAATCCGCCACGCCCTCTGCCGGCCAGCCGATTGGAATAGACGAGGCGATCGCGCGCTTTGACACGCTCGGCCTTGCAGCCGGTTACGCTGTCGCCCTGCCGGGAAAACCGGCCGGTGTTTATAGCGGCTCCGTCTATCCCGATGATCTGGCGAAACAGCGCGTCATCCATCTCGATCAATATAGCGGTGAACCGCTTATCGATATGAGCTACGCCGATTACGGCCCGCTCGGCAAGGCGCTGGAATGGGGCATCAACGTGCATCTGGGCCAGCAATATGGCCTTGCCAACCAGATCGTGCTTTTGGCGGCCTGCATCGGCATTGTTCTGCTTGCCGTCTCCGCCGGTATCATGTGGTGGAAACGCCGCCCGCAAGGCTCGCTCGGGGTACCACCTTTGCCGCAGGAAAAACGTGTGCTGCGCGGGCTCCTCGCCGTGCTCGCCATCGGCGGCATCCTTTTCCCGCTGGTGGGTGCGAGCCTGCTGGTGATGCTGGCGCTGGACCTGATCGTGCAGTCTCGCCAGAAGCGGCGGGCCGGCTAA
- a CDS encoding DMT family protein yields MPFSISPAHIWPVLMLIASNVFMTFAWYGHLKHKGSALFLAIVASWGIAFFEYMLAVPANRIGSEVYSTAQLKTIQEVITLAVFALFSIFWLKESITINHVIGFALIAFGASFIFRS; encoded by the coding sequence ATGCCGTTTTCGATCAGTCCCGCTCACATCTGGCCTGTCCTGATGCTCATCGCCTCCAATGTTTTCATGACTTTCGCCTGGTATGGCCATCTCAAGCACAAGGGCAGCGCGCTCTTTCTGGCAATTGTCGCCAGCTGGGGCATCGCGTTCTTCGAATATATGCTCGCCGTCCCCGCGAACCGCATCGGGTCGGAGGTCTATTCCACCGCGCAGCTCAAGACTATTCAGGAGGTCATCACGCTCGCGGTTTTCGCACTGTTCTCGATCTTCTGGCTGAAGGAGAGCATCACCATCAATCACGTGATCGGTTTCGCGCTGATCGCTTTTGGTGCTTCCTTCATTTTCCGGTCCTGA
- a CDS encoding nuclear transport factor 2 family protein has protein sequence MNFVTRRLAIAAFALVPALVAAPVLAQTANRDLAQEEANRKLVIEFYDTVFNKHEVEKGAAVVADSYKQHNPNVPDGKKPFVDYFTGFFKENPQSRARIVRSATDGDLVYLHIHSTEKEGDRGTAIVDIFRVTDGKITEHWDVIQPVPETAANNNTMF, from the coding sequence ATGAATTTCGTAACACGCCGTCTTGCCATCGCCGCTTTCGCGCTCGTGCCCGCTTTGGTCGCCGCACCGGTTCTGGCGCAAACCGCAAATCGCGATCTGGCTCAGGAAGAAGCCAACCGCAAGCTGGTGATCGAATTTTACGACACGGTCTTCAACAAGCACGAGGTGGAGAAGGGCGCTGCCGTTGTCGCCGACAGCTACAAGCAGCACAACCCCAATGTGCCTGACGGCAAGAAGCCGTTCGTTGATTATTTCACCGGCTTCTTCAAGGAAAATCCCCAGTCCCGAGCGCGCATCGTGCGCAGCGCCACGGATGGTGATCTCGTTTATCTGCATATTCATTCGACCGAAAAAGAGGGCGATCGCGGCACGGCGATTGTCGACATTTTCCGCGTCACTGATGGCAAGATCACCGAGCACTGGGATGTGATCCAGCCGGTGCCGGAGACGGCGGCGAACAACAATACGATGTTCTAG
- a CDS encoding DUF1801 domain-containing protein produces the protein MAKSTVENDAGEIQASEFIDRKIAEFGDWRGAMLAHIRALTKRADPEVVEEVKWRGVPVWSHDGILFTGETYKNAVKMTFAKGASLADPAGLFNASLDGNMRRAIDFHEGNVVDEEALVALIRSAVALNVAAKSGKKRPGK, from the coding sequence ATGGCGAAGAGCACAGTGGAGAACGATGCGGGGGAAATCCAGGCGTCGGAGTTTATCGACCGGAAGATCGCGGAGTTCGGCGACTGGCGGGGCGCCATGCTCGCGCATATTCGTGCACTGACCAAAAGGGCCGATCCGGAGGTGGTCGAAGAGGTGAAATGGCGCGGTGTTCCGGTCTGGTCGCATGACGGCATCCTGTTTACTGGCGAGACCTACAAGAATGCCGTGAAGATGACATTTGCGAAGGGTGCTTCGCTCGCCGATCCGGCAGGCCTGTTCAATGCCAGCCTTGACGGCAATATGCGGCGGGCGATCGATTTCCACGAAGGGAATGTGGTGGACGAGGAGGCGCTGGTGGCGCTGATCAGGTCTGCGGTGGCGTTGAACGTTGCGGCGAAGAGCGGGAAAAAGCGGCCCGGCAAGTGA
- a CDS encoding nuclear transport factor 2 family protein → MPQTITQTVTDYVHAMAYADEGLMRDVFDPRASIVGTFEGETEWLSLEDFVNQMRKTERGLPDHDPTFEILGIDKEGDSASVKLTTRFDSMDFYEYLSLLEHEGNWSIVHKLYHIKP, encoded by the coding sequence ATGCCGCAAACCATTACCCAGACCGTCACGGACTATGTGCATGCCATGGCCTATGCGGATGAGGGCCTGATGCGCGACGTTTTCGATCCACGCGCCAGCATCGTCGGCACGTTCGAGGGCGAGACCGAATGGCTGTCCCTGGAGGACTTCGTCAACCAGATGCGAAAAACCGAACGCGGCCTTCCCGATCACGACCCCACGTTTGAAATCCTCGGCATCGACAAGGAAGGCGACAGCGCCTCGGTGAAACTGACGACCCGTTTCGATAGCATGGATTTTTACGAATACCTGTCCCTGCTGGAACACGAAGGCAACTGGTCGATCGTGCACAAGCTCTACCACATCAAACCCTAG
- a CDS encoding helix-turn-helix domain-containing protein, translating to MSDTQTKEIFTFEQPCPIRDVLDRIGDQWSLLVLEALQGGVLRFNELNRRIDDISKQMLSRTLKRLEEDGFIRRTLYAEVPPRVEYELTNLGRSFLVPMQLLVQWADENHIRICKARLQYSENDSRG from the coding sequence GTGTCGGACACGCAAACAAAGGAAATCTTCACCTTCGAGCAGCCCTGCCCGATCCGCGACGTACTGGACCGCATCGGCGATCAATGGAGCCTGCTGGTTTTGGAAGCCCTGCAGGGCGGCGTGCTGCGCTTCAACGAATTGAACCGCAGGATCGACGATATTTCCAAGCAGATGCTGTCGCGCACGCTGAAGCGGCTGGAAGAAGACGGCTTCATCCGCCGCACGCTTTATGCCGAGGTGCCGCCGCGCGTGGAGTATGAGCTGACCAATCTCGGCCGCTCGTTTCTGGTGCCGATGCAATTGCTGGTGCAATGGGCCGACGAGAACCATATCCGCATCTGCAAGGCGCGCCTGCAATATTCCGAAAACGACAGTCGCGGCTGA
- a CDS encoding DUF922 domain-containing Zn-dependent protease: protein MPANSLSSLAVSAAMIMLSAVPLSAQSAGWKPAEQIKTYAISGDTGGALYQSIGERGPTAGVQAIAHTTFKLTWRRDYRPQPDGACVLATARPNLTIIYTWPKAPAKLPPAVAASWKTFISGVETHERVHGDHILDMVRKIEAFSTGLRAENDPKCQKVRVVLQQRLGELSNEQRQRGRDFDRDELSPGGRVHQLILALVNGP from the coding sequence GTGCCCGCCAACAGTCTCTCCTCTCTCGCCGTCAGTGCCGCCATGATCATGCTGAGCGCCGTTCCGCTGTCAGCGCAATCGGCCGGCTGGAAACCTGCCGAACAGATAAAAACCTATGCCATCAGCGGCGATACGGGCGGCGCGCTCTATCAGTCGATCGGCGAACGCGGTCCAACCGCCGGCGTTCAGGCGATCGCCCACACCACCTTCAAGCTGACATGGCGGCGGGACTATCGCCCGCAGCCGGACGGCGCCTGTGTGCTGGCCACGGCAAGACCCAATCTGACCATCATCTACACCTGGCCGAAAGCGCCGGCAAAATTGCCGCCGGCCGTTGCCGCCAGCTGGAAAACCTTCATTTCCGGCGTGGAAACCCATGAGCGCGTCCATGGCGACCATATCCTCGACATGGTCCGGAAGATCGAAGCCTTCAGCACCGGCTTGAGGGCGGAAAACGATCCGAAATGCCAGAAGGTGCGCGTTGTTCTGCAACAGCGGCTGGGCGAGCTTTCCAACGAGCAGCGCCAGCGCGGCCGCGATTTCGACCGGGACGAACTGTCGCCGGGCGGACGGGTGCATCAGCTCATTCTGGCTCTGGTCAACGGCCCCTGA
- a CDS encoding NAD(P)-dependent oxidoreductase has protein sequence MAKIALVGASGNAGSRILKELSDRGHQVTAIARAPEKIASLPNVVAKKGDVFDQAALSALLRGHDAVISSVHFTASDPLKLIEAVRASGVQRYLVVGGAGSLEIAPGQRVVDLPDFPAAYKAEATKGAEFLDLLKQEKQLDWTFLSPSAEFVPGERTGKFRIGKDSLLSNDEGSRISFEDYAIALVDEIEKPQHSRQRFTVGY, from the coding sequence ATGGCTAAAATCGCGCTCGTCGGCGCTTCCGGCAATGCCGGCTCCCGCATTTTGAAGGAACTTTCCGACCGGGGGCATCAGGTAACGGCGATTGCCCGCGCTCCTGAGAAGATCGCCAGCCTGCCGAATGTGGTGGCCAAAAAGGGCGATGTCTTCGATCAGGCGGCGCTTTCCGCGCTGCTGAGGGGTCACGATGCTGTGATAAGCTCGGTGCACTTCACCGCCAGCGATCCCTTGAAGCTCATTGAGGCCGTGCGTGCTTCCGGCGTTCAGCGTTATCTCGTGGTCGGCGGTGCCGGCAGCCTTGAAATCGCGCCCGGCCAGCGCGTGGTCGACCTGCCGGATTTCCCGGCCGCCTACAAGGCCGAGGCGACGAAGGGTGCGGAGTTTCTGGATCTGCTGAAACAGGAAAAGCAGCTCGACTGGACCTTCCTGTCCCCCTCAGCCGAATTTGTGCCGGGGGAAAGAACCGGAAAATTCCGGATCGGCAAGGACAGCCTGCTCAGCAATGACGAAGGCAGCCGTATTTCCTTCGAAGACTATGCCATCGCGCTTGTCGATGAAATCGAGAAGCCGCAGCATTCCCGCCAGCGTTTCACCGTCGGTTATTGA